One genomic segment of Streptococcus salivarius includes these proteins:
- a CDS encoding alpha/beta hydrolase, whose translation MAFFQIEYSSDVLGQYRQVDVIYPDRDQIAETESDTDIPVLYLLHGMGGNHNSWAFRTNIQRLLRKTNLIVIMPNSENGWYTNTNYGVKYYDAIAKELPQVMQRFFPSMTKKREKTFIAGLSMGGYGSFKLALTTNNFACAGSFSGALGLSVEMITDETSESKEYWQGVFGDLEGKDIEQHKLVNLAKQHDKKTKFFAWCGLEDFLFDSQDKAVADLKALGLDIDYRTDHGRHEWYYWEKQLEAYLEWLPIDYVKEERLS comes from the coding sequence ATGGCTTTTTTTCAAATTGAATACTCATCAGATGTTCTAGGACAATACCGCCAAGTGGATGTCATCTATCCAGATCGTGATCAGATTGCTGAAACGGAAAGTGATACGGACATCCCAGTTCTCTATCTCCTTCATGGCATGGGGGGCAATCATAATTCTTGGGCCTTCCGTACCAATATTCAGCGTCTCCTTCGTAAGACTAATCTCATTGTTATTATGCCTAACTCTGAAAATGGCTGGTATACAAATACCAATTACGGGGTTAAGTATTACGATGCCATTGCTAAGGAGCTTCCTCAAGTCATGCAACGTTTCTTCCCTAGTATGACTAAGAAGCGTGAAAAGACCTTTATCGCTGGACTTTCTATGGGTGGCTATGGTTCTTTCAAACTAGCCTTAACGACAAATAACTTTGCTTGTGCGGGTTCCTTCTCTGGTGCCCTTGGATTATCAGTAGAGATGATTACAGATGAAACGAGTGAGTCCAAGGAATACTGGCAAGGTGTCTTTGGCGATTTGGAAGGGAAAGACATTGAGCAGCACAAATTGGTTAACCTAGCCAAACAACATGACAAGAAAACCAAATTCTTTGCCTGGTGTGGCCTTGAGGATTTCCTTTTTGATTCTCAAGATAAGGCAGTTGCTGATTTGAAGGCCCTTGGTTTAGACATTGACTACCGAACAGACCATGGAAGACATGAGTGGTATTACTGGGAAAAACAACTAGAAGCCTACTTAGAATGGTTACCTATTGATTACGTTAAAGAAGAACGTTTGTCTTAA
- a CDS encoding matrixin family metalloprotease: MKKLFRVIFYIPKLLLQFIWNLIWAIFKLALVLALIGYGLVYYANNSSSTLATNINQAFHQVELGFSGTSTSDVEKVVSNLSTTDTIPESNGARWAQNTASIYIQSTDETLVAAYKEAITNWNNTGAFIFTLTDDASTADIVATDYSDANSQAAGLADTQTNVLTNRITHVDVKLNRYFLLNSDFGYTHKRIVNTAEHELGHAIGLDHDDSKTSVMQSAGSYYGIQQVDIDTVHALYAN; encoded by the coding sequence ATGAAAAAATTATTCAGAGTAATCTTCTATATTCCCAAACTTCTTTTACAATTTATTTGGAATCTTATTTGGGCTATATTTAAACTTGCCCTAGTCCTAGCCCTTATTGGTTATGGACTCGTCTACTATGCCAATAATTCTTCAAGTACCTTAGCCACAAACATTAACCAAGCCTTTCATCAAGTAGAGCTAGGTTTTAGTGGTACCAGTACTAGTGACGTTGAGAAAGTTGTCTCTAACCTATCAACGACAGATACTATTCCTGAGTCTAATGGAGCTAGATGGGCGCAAAATACAGCAAGCATCTATATACAATCTACAGATGAAACCTTGGTAGCAGCTTATAAGGAAGCTATTACTAACTGGAATAACACGGGTGCTTTCATCTTTACATTAACTGATGATGCCTCAACGGCTGACATTGTTGCGACTGACTATTCCGATGCGAATTCACAGGCAGCAGGTTTAGCAGACACTCAAACCAATGTTTTGACCAATCGCATTACTCATGTGGATGTGAAGTTGAACCGTTATTTCCTCTTGAATAGTGATTTTGGTTATACTCACAAGCGTATTGTGAATACGGCTGAACACGAATTGGGACATGCCATTGGCTTAGACCATGATGACTCTAAGACATCCGTTATGCAATCAGCAGGATCTTATTACGGGATTCAACAGGTGGATATTGATACGGTCCATGCTCTCTATGCAAATTAA
- a CDS encoding chorismate mutase, with translation MDLNEIRQQIDTVDNEIVALLEERMKLVTRVSAYKQRTGKAIYDPEREQALLDKVGASVLNSEYKEAIVASFADIMKHSRIYQASKLEKSRHLE, from the coding sequence ATGGACTTAAATGAGATTCGCCAACAAATTGACACCGTTGATAATGAGATTGTGGCTTTGTTGGAAGAACGTATGAAATTGGTAACTCGAGTAAGTGCTTATAAACAACGCACCGGAAAGGCGATTTATGATCCCGAACGAGAGCAGGCTCTGTTAGACAAGGTAGGCGCTAGTGTCCTTAATTCCGAATATAAAGAAGCTATCGTCGCAAGTTTTGCGGATATTATGAAGCATTCACGTATTTATCAAGCAAGTAAGCTGGAAAAAAGTAGGCATCTAGAATGA
- the pyk gene encoding pyruvate kinase produces the protein MNKRVKIVATLGPAVEIRGGKKFGEDGYWGEKLDREASAKNIAQLIKEGANVFRFNFSHGDHAEQGERMDVVRMAEDLAGQKVGFLLDTKGPEIRTELFEGDAKEYAYKTGEQIRVATKQGIKSTRDVIALNVAGALDVFDDVEVGKQVLVDDGKLGLRVVDKDAEKREFIVEVENDGIIAKQKGVNIPYTKIPFPALAERDNADIRFGLEQGLNFIAISFVRTAKDVQEVRAICEETGNGHVQLLAKIENQQGIDNIDEIIEAADGIMIARGDMGIEVPFEMVPVYQKMIITKVNAAGKVVVTATNMLETMTEKPRATRSEVSDVFNAVIDGTDATMLSGESANGKYPVESVRTMATIDKNAQTLLKEYGRLDSSTFDRSTKTEVVASAVKDATNSMDIKLVVALTESGNTARLISKYRPEADILAVTFDEITQKSLMLNWGVIPVVTEKPSSTDDMFDVAEKVALESGLVESGDNIVIVAGVPVGTGGTNTMRIRTVK, from the coding sequence ATGAATAAACGTGTAAAAATCGTTGCAACACTTGGTCCTGCGGTTGAAATCCGTGGCGGCAAAAAATTTGGTGAAGATGGTTACTGGGGTGAAAAACTTGACCGTGAAGCATCTGCTAAAAACATTGCTCAATTGATCAAGGAAGGTGCCAACGTTTTCCGTTTCAACTTCTCACATGGTGACCACGCTGAACAAGGTGAACGTATGGATGTCGTTCGTATGGCAGAAGACCTTGCTGGTCAAAAAGTAGGTTTCCTTCTTGATACAAAAGGACCTGAAATCCGTACTGAATTGTTCGAAGGTGATGCTAAAGAGTATGCATACAAAACTGGTGAACAAATTCGTGTTGCTACTAAACAAGGTATCAAATCAACTCGCGACGTTATCGCTTTGAACGTTGCAGGTGCACTTGACGTTTTTGACGATGTAGAAGTTGGTAAACAAGTTCTTGTCGATGATGGTAAACTTGGTCTTCGTGTAGTAGACAAAGATGCTGAAAAACGTGAATTCATCGTTGAAGTTGAAAATGATGGTATCATCGCTAAACAAAAAGGTGTAAACATCCCTTACACTAAAATTCCTTTCCCAGCACTTGCTGAACGTGATAACGCTGATATCCGTTTTGGTCTTGAACAAGGTCTTAACTTTATCGCTATCTCATTCGTACGTACTGCAAAAGACGTACAAGAAGTTCGTGCTATCTGTGAAGAAACTGGTAACGGTCACGTTCAATTGTTGGCTAAAATCGAAAACCAACAAGGTATCGATAACATCGATGAAATCATCGAAGCTGCTGACGGTATCATGATCGCTCGTGGTGACATGGGTATCGAAGTACCATTCGAAATGGTTCCAGTTTACCAAAAAATGATCATCACTAAAGTAAACGCTGCTGGTAAAGTTGTTGTTACAGCTACTAACATGCTTGAAACAATGACAGAAAAACCACGTGCAACTCGTTCTGAAGTATCTGACGTATTTAACGCAGTTATCGATGGTACAGATGCTACAATGCTTTCTGGTGAGTCTGCAAATGGTAAATACCCAGTTGAATCAGTTCGTACAATGGCTACAATTGATAAAAACGCTCAAACTCTTCTTAAAGAGTATGGACGTCTTGATTCATCAACATTTGACCGTTCAACTAAGACTGAAGTAGTTGCGTCTGCAGTTAAAGATGCTACTAACTCAATGGATATTAAACTTGTTGTTGCTCTTACTGAATCAGGTAACACTGCTCGTTTGATTTCTAAATACCGTCCAGAAGCTGATATCTTAGCTGTAACATTCGATGAAATTACTCAAAAATCATTGATGCTTAACTGGGGTGTTATTCCAGTAGTTACTGAAAAACCAAGCTCAACTGATGATATGTTTGATGTTGCTGAAAAAGTTGCATTGGAATCAGGTCTTGTAGAATCTGGTGACAACATTGTTATCGTTGCTGGTGTTCCAGTAGGTACAGGTGGTACAAACACTATGCGTATCCGCACAGTAAAATAA
- a CDS encoding ABC transporter ATP-binding protein, protein MTAIVELKDATVKVNNGFDTEKTILDHVNLTIREGDFITILGGNGAGKSTLFNVIAGTLMLTSGQIFIMGEDVTALPAEKRAKYLSRVFQDPKMGTAPRMTVAENLLIAKYRGEKRGLKSRQIHLYTEEFQGLIECISNGLEKHLDTPAGLLSGGQRQALSLLMATLKRPELLLLDEHTAALDPKTSVALMELTDEFVTGDHLTALMITHHMEDALKYGNRLIVMKDGQIIKDLTKEEKGQLDITDYYAMFE, encoded by the coding sequence ATGACAGCTATTGTAGAACTCAAAGATGCGACTGTTAAGGTCAATAACGGTTTTGACACCGAAAAAACCATTCTGGACCATGTTAATCTTACCATTAGAGAAGGTGACTTTATTACCATTCTTGGTGGAAATGGTGCCGGAAAATCAACCCTCTTCAATGTCATTGCAGGGACTCTCATGTTGACCAGTGGTCAGATTTTCATCATGGGTGAAGATGTTACGGCTCTCCCTGCTGAGAAGCGTGCCAAATACCTCTCACGAGTCTTCCAAGATCCTAAAATGGGGACGGCTCCTCGTATGACTGTTGCAGAAAACCTCTTGATTGCCAAATACCGTGGCGAAAAACGAGGGCTTAAATCACGCCAAATTCATCTCTACACAGAGGAATTTCAAGGTCTGATTGAATGTATCAGTAATGGTTTAGAAAAGCACTTAGATACACCAGCAGGTCTCCTTTCAGGTGGTCAGCGTCAGGCTCTCAGTCTTTTGATGGCGACACTTAAACGTCCTGAGCTCTTGCTCTTAGACGAGCACACTGCAGCTCTGGATCCTAAGACCAGTGTAGCCCTCATGGAGTTGACTGATGAGTTTGTAACAGGTGACCATCTAACAGCTTTGATGATTACCCATCACATGGAAGATGCCCTAAAATATGGAAATCGTCTTATCGTTATGAAGGATGGTCAAATCATTAAAGACCTTACCAAGGAAGAAAAAGGCCAATTGGATATCACAGACTATTACGCTATGTTTGAGTAA
- a CDS encoding ClC family H(+)/Cl(-) exchange transporter, translating into MNEIERDFRTQSQHLLWSVWRGLLVGVTAGAVVSLFRWLIAKGAAFSVAIYEDALRNPLLILGIVLVNLLIALFIGYLIKQEKDIKGSGIPHVEGELMGLLHPSWWSVLWRKFLGGVLGISMGLMLGREGPSIQLGAMTAKGLAEGLKLSAREKRVLIAAGAAAGLSAAFNAPIAGLLFVVEEIYHHFSRHVWVTALTASLVANAVSLRIFGQVPVLAMTEKLPVFPLKDYWILIVLGIFLGVLGYGYEWVVLRIGKVYQGLGKIFHLPSHFHGLLAVLFIIPIGLYFPYLLGGGNELILALNGLHPALTVAILYLAIRFIWSMLSFGSGFPGGIFLPILTLGALSGSVFAAAFENLGFLQVSQFPIFIILGMAGYFGAVSKAPLTAMILVTEMVGDLHQLMTIGVVTLIAYLVMDFMGGEPVYEAMLHNLIAHEPKQVDNIPTMIDLPVTDSLAGRLVKDLTLPDGVLISTQIFQDQSEVVHGDTRLKAGATLYLVVNESNISQVRKLFL; encoded by the coding sequence ATGAATGAAATAGAAAGAGATTTTAGGACGCAATCTCAACATCTCCTTTGGTCCGTTTGGCGAGGGCTTTTAGTGGGGGTGACAGCAGGAGCAGTGGTCAGTCTTTTTCGTTGGTTAATTGCCAAAGGGGCCGCATTTTCTGTAGCTATTTACGAAGACGCCCTTCGGAATCCACTTCTGATTCTGGGAATTGTACTTGTTAATCTCTTGATTGCCCTTTTTATTGGTTACCTTATTAAACAGGAAAAAGACATCAAGGGCTCAGGTATTCCTCACGTTGAAGGGGAACTGATGGGTCTCTTACATCCGTCTTGGTGGTCAGTATTATGGCGTAAGTTCCTAGGTGGAGTCCTTGGGATTTCAATGGGACTGATGTTGGGACGTGAGGGACCTAGTATTCAACTAGGTGCCATGACTGCTAAGGGATTAGCCGAGGGACTTAAGCTCTCTGCGCGTGAGAAGCGTGTTTTGATTGCTGCAGGAGCAGCAGCAGGGTTATCTGCTGCCTTCAATGCGCCAATTGCTGGTCTTTTGTTTGTCGTCGAAGAAATCTATCATCACTTCTCTCGTCATGTTTGGGTGACAGCTTTAACGGCATCTTTAGTAGCTAATGCTGTTTCCCTACGCATCTTTGGCCAGGTACCGGTTCTTGCTATGACAGAAAAATTACCCGTATTTCCTTTGAAAGATTATTGGATTCTTATTGTCTTGGGGATTTTTCTAGGTGTGCTTGGATACGGTTATGAGTGGGTTGTCTTACGTATTGGTAAGGTCTACCAAGGGTTAGGGAAAATCTTCCACTTGCCATCTCATTTTCATGGCCTTCTGGCAGTTCTGTTTATCATTCCTATAGGCCTCTATTTTCCATATCTTTTAGGTGGTGGGAATGAATTGATTCTTGCCCTAAATGGTTTACATCCTGCTCTAACTGTGGCCATCCTCTATTTGGCTATTCGATTTATTTGGAGTATGTTGTCCTTTGGTTCAGGTTTTCCTGGTGGGATTTTCTTGCCGATTTTGACTTTAGGTGCTCTTTCTGGTAGCGTCTTTGCGGCAGCTTTTGAAAATCTAGGATTCTTACAAGTCAGTCAGTTCCCTATTTTTATCATTCTTGGTATGGCTGGTTATTTTGGTGCGGTATCCAAGGCACCGCTAACTGCGATGATTTTAGTGACTGAGATGGTGGGTGACCTTCACCAATTGATGACAATCGGAGTTGTGACCCTGATTGCCTATCTCGTCATGGATTTCATGGGAGGAGAACCCGTCTATGAAGCCATGCTTCACAATCTGATTGCCCACGAACCAAAACAAGTTGATAATATACCGACGATGATTGATTTACCAGTTACAGATAGTTTAGCTGGTCGATTGGTTAAGGATTTAACCTTACCTGACGGGGTTTTGATTTCCACTCAGATTTTTCAAGACCAGTCTGAGGTTGTTCATGGAGACACACGTCTAAAAGCAGGAGCAACCTTATATTTGGTTGTTAATGAAAGTAATATCAGTCAGGTAAGAAAACTCTTTTTATAA
- a CDS encoding ABC transporter permease — protein MIISSIYQGLLYGILGLGIYMTFRILDFPDLTTEGSFPLGGAVAVTLMNFGWNPILATLVAVLAGCGAGLVTGLLYTKGEIPTILAGILVMTSLNSVMLMIMGRANLGLLDIKTIQDLLPFSKDYNLLIVGLIAVTIVITALIAFLNTRLGQAYIATGDNRDMAKSFGINTDNMEVMGLVISNGIIALSGALISQQDGYADVSKGIGVIVIGLASIIIGEVLYATNLTLLERLIAICIGSILYQFLLTAVIALGFNTNYLKLFSAIVLAICLISPVLRRKFFKGVTLSR, from the coding sequence ATGATTATTTCATCTATTTATCAGGGGCTTCTATACGGAATCCTAGGTCTTGGGATTTACATGACTTTCCGTATCTTGGATTTTCCTGATTTGACAACAGAAGGTTCCTTCCCTCTTGGTGGGGCAGTAGCAGTAACCCTTATGAACTTTGGTTGGAACCCTATCTTGGCAACCTTGGTTGCCGTTTTGGCCGGCTGTGGTGCCGGACTTGTGACTGGTCTCCTCTATACTAAGGGAGAGATTCCTACTATTTTGGCAGGGATTTTGGTCATGACCTCTCTTAACTCAGTCATGCTTATGATTATGGGGAGAGCCAACCTAGGACTTCTTGATATTAAGACTATTCAAGATTTGCTTCCTTTCAGCAAGGACTACAACCTCTTGATTGTTGGTCTCATTGCGGTAACCATTGTTATCACGGCCTTGATTGCCTTTCTTAACACGCGCCTAGGTCAAGCTTATATTGCCACAGGTGATAATAGAGACATGGCCAAATCATTTGGTATCAACACAGACAATATGGAAGTGATGGGGCTTGTTATCTCAAACGGTATTATTGCCCTCTCTGGAGCCCTGATTAGCCAACAGGATGGTTATGCAGACGTTTCTAAAGGGATTGGGGTTATCGTCATTGGTCTTGCCAGCATTATCATTGGTGAGGTCCTTTATGCGACTAACTTGACTCTGTTGGAACGTTTGATTGCCATCTGTATTGGTTCAATCCTCTATCAGTTCCTTTTGACAGCGGTTATTGCTCTTGGTTTTAACACAAACTACCTCAAACTCTTTAGTGCGATTGTTTTGGCTATTTGCTTAATTTCGCCTGTCCTACGTCGAAAATTCTTTAAGGGGGTGACCTTATCACGATGA
- a CDS encoding ribonuclease J produces the protein MSDIKIIALGGVRENAKNLYIVEINDSIFILDAGLKYPENEQLGVDFVIPNLDYLIENRDRIQGIFLTHGHADAIGALPYILQEVKAPVFGSSLTIELAKLFVKNAGVKKFNNFHVIDAETEIEFEDAEVSFFKTTHSIPESMGIVLGTDQGNIVYTGDFKFDQAARPYYKTDLGRLAEIGREGVLALLSDSANATSTDQTASEAEVGQEIDQVIADAEGRVIVAAVASNLVRIQQVFDSAADHGRRVVLTGFDVENIVRTAIRLKKLTVEHEKLIVKPKDMNKFEDHELIILENGRMGEPIDGLQKMAVGRHRYVQIKDGDLVYIVTTPSIAKEAVVARVNNAIYKAGGTVKMITQSLRVSGHANARELQLMINLLRPQYLFPVQGEYRDLQAHAELALEVGILPENIYIVKRGDIMHLSEDQGFLHEGAVPAGDVMIDGNAIGDVGNIVLRDRKVLSEDGIFIVAITVNKKERKIVSKARVNTRGFVYVKKSRDILREAADIVNATVENYLAGDSFDWGELKGAVRDDVAKFLFDQTKRRPAILPVVMEVR, from the coding sequence ATGAGCGATATTAAAATTATTGCCCTAGGTGGAGTACGTGAAAATGCTAAGAACCTCTATATTGTTGAGATTAACGACTCTATCTTTATCTTGGATGCTGGTCTAAAGTATCCTGAAAATGAACAACTAGGTGTTGACTTTGTCATCCCTAACTTAGATTACTTGATTGAAAATAGAGATCGTATCCAAGGGATTTTCTTAACTCACGGACACGCCGATGCCATTGGTGCCCTACCTTATATCTTGCAAGAAGTCAAAGCACCAGTCTTTGGATCATCACTTACAATCGAGTTAGCTAAACTGTTTGTGAAGAATGCTGGCGTTAAGAAATTCAACAATTTCCATGTTATTGACGCAGAGACTGAAATTGAATTTGAGGATGCTGAGGTTTCATTCTTCAAGACAACTCACTCTATTCCAGAATCAATGGGGATTGTTCTTGGCACTGACCAAGGCAATATTGTCTATACTGGTGACTTCAAGTTTGACCAAGCTGCCCGTCCTTACTACAAAACTGATTTAGGTCGTTTGGCAGAAATCGGACGTGAAGGTGTTTTGGCCCTCTTGTCAGACTCAGCAAATGCGACAAGTACTGATCAAACAGCTTCTGAAGCAGAAGTTGGCCAAGAAATTGACCAAGTAATTGCTGATGCAGAAGGACGTGTTATTGTTGCTGCAGTTGCCTCAAACTTGGTACGTATTCAACAAGTCTTTGATTCAGCTGCTGATCACGGACGTCGTGTTGTTCTTACTGGTTTTGACGTAGAAAATATTGTCCGCACAGCCATTCGTCTCAAAAAATTGACTGTGGAGCATGAAAAACTTATTGTTAAACCAAAAGACATGAACAAGTTCGAAGACCACGAGTTAATTATCCTTGAAAATGGTCGTATGGGTGAACCAATCGACGGCCTTCAAAAGATGGCTGTTGGTCGTCACCGTTACGTTCAAATCAAGGATGGAGATTTGGTTTATATCGTTACAACTCCAAGCATTGCTAAGGAAGCCGTAGTGGCACGTGTCAACAATGCTATCTATAAAGCTGGTGGAACTGTTAAGATGATTACGCAGAGCCTTCGTGTATCTGGACATGCCAATGCTCGCGAACTTCAATTGATGATTAACCTCCTTCGTCCACAGTATCTCTTCCCTGTCCAAGGTGAGTACCGTGACCTTCAAGCACATGCAGAGTTAGCCTTGGAAGTTGGTATTCTTCCAGAAAATATTTATATCGTAAAACGCGGTGACATCATGCACCTATCAGAGGACCAAGGTTTCCTTCATGAAGGAGCTGTCCCAGCTGGTGATGTTATGATTGACGGTAATGCCATTGGCGATGTGGGTAATATCGTCCTTCGTGACCGTAAGGTCTTGTCTGAAGATGGTATCTTTATCGTAGCTATCACTGTTAACAAGAAGGAACGTAAGATTGTCTCTAAAGCGCGTGTGAATACACGTGGGTTCGTTTATGTGAAGAAGAGCCGTGACATTCTCCGTGAGGCTGCTGACATTGTCAATGCTACCGTTGAAAATTACTTGGCAGGAGACAGCTTCGACTGGGGTGAACTTAAAGGTGCTGTCCGAGACGATGTGGCTAAGTTCCTCTTCGACCAAACCAAACGTCGCCCAGCTATCCTTCCAGTTGTCATGGAAGTCCGCTAA
- a CDS encoding flavodoxin, translating into MALAKIVYASMTGNTEEIADIVAKKLEELGHTVDVDECTTVDAADFEDADICIVATYTYGDGELPDEIVDFYEDLADLDLSGKIFGVVGSGDTFYDYFCHSVDEFENQFTFTGATKGADSVKVDLSAEDEDIENLEAFAEKVSEALA; encoded by the coding sequence ATGGCTTTAGCAAAAATCGTTTATGCCAGTATGACCGGTAACACGGAAGAAATCGCAGATATCGTTGCCAAAAAATTGGAAGAATTAGGTCACACTGTAGATGTAGACGAGTGTACAACGGTTGATGCCGCTGATTTTGAAGATGCGGACATCTGTATCGTAGCGACTTACACTTATGGTGATGGTGAGCTGCCAGATGAAATCGTTGACTTTTACGAAGATTTGGCTGACCTCGACTTGTCAGGTAAAATCTTTGGTGTTGTAGGTTCAGGAGATACCTTCTACGATTATTTCTGTCATTCAGTGGATGAGTTTGAAAATCAATTCACATTCACAGGGGCGACTAAAGGTGCTGATAGCGTCAAGGTTGACCTTTCTGCTGAAGATGAAGATATCGAAAACCTTGAAGCTTTCGCTGAAAAAGTTTCAGAAGCATTAGCATAA
- a CDS encoding DUF4649 family protein, which translates to MIEVTYLNTAKQEKHTSFEDYNEFVRAQQACWIALPDSTPVTKVTINGHDIGFKGQYGDLYFYIMKLDLAQYQ; encoded by the coding sequence ATGATTGAAGTCACTTATTTAAATACTGCCAAGCAAGAAAAACACACTTCCTTTGAAGATTACAATGAATTTGTCAGAGCCCAGCAAGCTTGCTGGATTGCCTTACCAGATTCAACGCCAGTCACTAAGGTGACAATAAACGGACATGATATTGGCTTCAAAGGGCAATATGGTGATCTTTACTTTTATATTATGAAGCTAGACTTGGCACAATATCAGTAA
- the trpX gene encoding tryptophan ABC transporter substrate-binding protein: protein MKNKRLIWTLIFLAILTLGSIGTDLFKKEHQDANKVVKVGILQFVTHDALDQIEKGIEDGLKEAGYKGDKVKITLLNAEGDQSKIQTMSKQLVNDKNDVVIGIATPAAQGLAAATKDIPVIMGAISDPVGAKLVKNLKHPEGNVTGTSNQVPIKQTVELVKSLTPNAKTIGILYASSEDNSKSQVESFKKYAEKDGLNVVEYAVPSTNEINTTMSVMTGKVDAIWTPQDNTIASAFSTVISSANQAKIPVYTTVDTMVKEGGLASVAQSQYELGKATARSAVKVLKGKKVKDVPVDVIDDGTPTLNLKVAQDLNITIPDDVLKQSDIAVKADK from the coding sequence ATGAAAAACAAGCGTTTAATTTGGACTTTGATTTTCTTAGCTATCTTGACGCTCGGTTCTATTGGTACAGATCTTTTCAAAAAAGAACACCAAGATGCCAATAAGGTCGTCAAAGTAGGGATCCTCCAGTTCGTGACTCACGACGCCCTGGATCAAATTGAGAAGGGAATTGAGGATGGCCTTAAGGAAGCTGGTTATAAGGGGGACAAGGTTAAAATCACCCTCCTAAATGCCGAAGGAGACCAGTCTAAAATTCAAACCATGTCTAAACAATTGGTTAATGACAAGAACGATGTTGTTATCGGTATTGCCACACCAGCAGCACAGGGGCTAGCGGCAGCTACCAAGGATATTCCAGTCATTATGGGGGCTATCTCAGACCCTGTTGGGGCAAAATTGGTTAAGAATCTCAAGCATCCAGAAGGCAATGTTACTGGTACCTCAAACCAAGTGCCGATTAAGCAGACAGTAGAATTGGTCAAATCACTGACACCAAATGCCAAAACGATTGGTATTCTCTACGCTTCAAGCGAGGACAATTCCAAATCACAGGTTGAAAGCTTTAAGAAGTACGCTGAAAAAGATGGTCTGAATGTGGTCGAGTACGCCGTCCCATCAACTAATGAAATCAATACAACCATGTCAGTCATGACTGGTAAGGTAGATGCCATCTGGACGCCTCAAGATAATACGATTGCCTCGGCCTTTTCAACAGTAATCTCATCAGCCAACCAGGCTAAGATTCCAGTTTATACGACAGTTGATACGATGGTGAAAGAGGGCGGTTTGGCTTCAGTTGCTCAAAGCCAATATGAACTTGGAAAGGCTACAGCTCGTAGTGCAGTTAAGGTTCTTAAAGGTAAGAAAGTTAAGGATGTTCCTGTAGATGTTATCGATGATGGCACACCAACGCTTAACCTTAAAGTTGCTCAAGACCTCAACATCACCATCCCTGACGATGTGCTTAAACAGTCAGACATCGCTGTTAAAGCTGATAAATAA